ATCAAAGGCGTGAGCCGCCTCGACATTATTGCCGTGTTGACGATATAACACGGTTTGTTCATGTAACGGAATAACATAACCATGGTGCGCAACAGCCGCCGCCATCCAATGATCGTGAAAGACCCCGTTTTCAGTGGGAATAGGCAAAATAACGGATTTAGCGGCTCGATTAAACAGGGTAGTGCAACCCGTCACCACATTTTGTACCAATAAATCGGCACTGCTTTTTGCCCACGCCGGATCAAGCTTTTGTAATTGCCAAAACGAATGATGCAGCGGCTGCAACTGCGCATCCACCACCGTTAAATCAGAACAAACCAGCAGCGGAGTCGAAGCACCATATTGCTTTTCAGCATCTAAAAGCTGATCCATTTGGATACGTAATTTATAGGGCATCCAAACATCGTCTTGATCGGCCAGTGCCATATAGTCGGCGGTAGCTGCTTCGATCAATGCTGCAAAATTAGTAGACACGCTGCCTTGACCGCTAGTGCGCTGCAGTAGGTGTATATGACGTTGATTGGGTAGTGCCGTTTGCTGTATTGCCTGAATCAAAGCGACGGTATTATCCGTAGAACCATCATCTCGAATGATAATGCGAATCATTCCGCTGTAATCTTGATCCAAAATAGATTGGATTTGGGCTTGTATAAATGCCGCCCCATTAAAGGCGGCTAGCAATACATCAATAGCGGGATAAGGCATTGAGTAGATTAAATACGCTCTAAACGGTAGTTGCCATTAAGGACATCTTGCCACCAGGATTCGTTGTCTAAATACCATTGTACGGTTTTACGTAATCCAGTTTCAAAGGTCTCGGCAGGGGTCCAGCCTAATTCACGTTCGATTTTTGTCGCATCAATGGCATAGCGCACATCGTGTCCGGGGCGATCCGTCACAAAGGTGATCAGATCTGCATACGGTTGCAGTTTACCGTCCACCATACGCGGGCGTAACTCATCAAGCAAAGCACAGATGGTTTTCACCACATCAATATTGGCTTTTTCATTATGACCACCAATATTATAGGTTTCACCGGGAACGCCCTCGGCAGCTACCTGTACAAGCGCTCTGGCGTGGTCTTCTACATACAGCCAGTCTCGGATTTGTTGCCCATTGCCATACACCGGTAACGGCTTACCCGCTAAGGCGCTCAGAATCATGTGGGGGATGAGTTTTTCTGGAAAATGATACGGCCCATAGTTATTCGAGCAGTTCGTCACCAACACTGGCAGACCGTAGGTACGATTCCATGCGCGCACTAAATGGTCGGAACTGGCTTTAGAGGCAGAATAAGGAGAGCTAGGCGCATATGACGTGGTTTCGGTAAATAAATCATCGGTGCCGTCCAAATCACCATAGACCTCATCCGTAGAAATATGATGGAAACGGAAATTTTCTTTTTCGGTATCGCCCAGTTGATTCCAATACAAACGAGCCGCCTCTAATAATTGGTACGTACCTACAATATTAGTTTGGATAAATTCGCCCGGCCCGGTAATAGAACGATCTACGTGCGATTCAGCGGCTAAATGCATAACCGTAGTTGGTTGGAATTCAGTAAAAATGCGTGTTAATGCGTCGGCATCACAAATATCATGGTGATAAAAGCGATAGCGGTCGGAGTTGGCTGCGTCAGCTAATGATGCTAAGTTACCCGCATAGCTTAATTTGTCTAAATTAGCTACGATGTGGTCGGTATCTGCGATTAAATGACGAATAACCGCTGAGCCAATAAATCCGGCACCGCCGGTCACAAGAATACGCATAGATTCCTCAAAATGATGAAGGTGTAAACAAGGCAATAGTATCAAAGCCTACATGATATAATTGTTTGCCTATTGCCCCAAGACTGTTACTACATTTACCGAGTTTTACGCAGCGCTGATGCTGCGTTGTTTTTTAGGTTAAACATGAAGCCCACCAACCGTACCGAGCTTGGCCAAGCCATCCATCAGTTTAAAAAAACATTCTATAGTTTGACTGCCTTTAGTTGTGTAATCAATTTTTTAGGGCTGACGCCAGCCTTATTTATGTTACAAGTCTATGATCGAGTCCTAAGTAGTAGTAACGAAACCACACTGTTGATGTTGGTCTTGCTGGCAGGCGGACTGTATTTAATTGCGGCTTTGCTAGAGTTTGCTCGATCTAGAGTCCTAATTCGCGTGGGCAATAAATTAGACATGACCCTAAACCAACGGGTATTTACGGCCGCTTTTGAACGCAATTTACGTCAATCGGGCGGTAATCCCTCTCAGGCTCTTAATGACCTAACCACGATTCGTCAATTCATGACGGGTAACTCACTCTTTGCTTTTATTGATACGCCGTGGACACCTATTTATATGGGTGTGGCCTTTTTGGTGCATCCTGTATTGGGTTTTGTTATGTTAGGTGGCTCCATCGTCCTGATTGTTTTGGCATATTTCAACAGCATCAGCACCCAAAAACCATTGGCTGATGCAAACCGCGCCTCTTTAGCCGCCTCTCACTTTGCAGATAATCACTTACGCAACGCAGAGGTCATCGAATCCATGGGCATGCTGCCGGGTCTACGCGCACGCTGGATGAAAATGCACGCGCAGGTATTAGGCTTACAAACCCTAGCCTCAGACCGTGGCGCTCGTTTTACGGGCATCACCCGATTTTTCCGCATGTACTTGCAGTCCTTAATTTTGGCAGCAGGTGCGCTATTAGTATTAACCGGTGACATCACCCCCGGTATGATGATTGTGTGTTCCTTATTGATGGGTAAAGCCTTAGCCCCCGTTGAACAGGTCATTGGGGCATGGAAACACATGGTGTCTGCCCGCGAATCTTACAAACGCTTAGACGAACTACTCCAAAGCGCACCTCAACGCGGCGAAACCCTCTCTTTACCTGCCCCTAAAGGCCATCTATTGGTAGAAAACCTGATCGCTGGTGCGCCAGGTCAGCAGGCGCCTATTTTGCGTGGTGTGAACTTCGAGGTGCAGCCCGGCGAGGTCGTCGGCGTAATTGGGCCATCGGCGTCGGGTAAATCCACCCTAGCTCGGTTACTGGTAGGGGTCTGGGGTGCTAGGGCAGGCAGTGTGCGTTTAGACGGCGCAGACATTTACCTTTGGAACAAAGACGAACTAGGGCCACATTTAGGTTACCTACCCCAAGACATCGAACTCTTTGACGGCACGATTGCCGAAAACATTTGCCGTTTTGGTGAACAAAACGCTGAAAAAATTATCCAAGCCGCCCAGCGCGCTGGCGTACACGACATGATTCTGCGCCTACCCCAAGGCTACGACACCCCCTTAGGTAACGGGGCTATTTCACTATCCGGCGGTCAAAAACAGCGACTTGGTTTGGCCCGCGCCATGTATGGCAACCCTGCGATGGTGGTGTTGGACGAACCCAACTCGAACTTAGACGATGTGGGCGAACGCGCCTTAGTCGCTGCCATCAATGACTTAAAAAAACGTGGTACGACCGTATTTTTGATTACGCACCGCATGAACATATTACAGGTTGTAGATAAACTGTTAGTCATGCGTGATGGGACGGTAGCCATGTATGGCCCTCGTCAACAGGTATTGGCTGCTCTACAGCAACAACAAGCACCAACTGTTAGCAAATCAAACCCTAATGCATTGAACTGATCTCAAGGTCTATAAAACATGTTTACCTGGTTGAAAAAAAAACTTGCCGCCCCTCAGACCGCTGCGGATACGACGGCTGTTGATACAAACTTAGGCTCACCCTTACGGTTGGGGTCACTGGTATTGTGGGTTGGCTTTGGTGGCTTTGTCTTATGGGCGGCTTTTGCTCCTTTAGACGGTGGGGTCACGGCAGAGGCTCAGGTACAGGTATTTGGACACCGCAAGGCCGTCCAGCACCTAGAGGGCGGGACCATTGATCATATCTTGGTCCGAGAGGGTGACTACGTCGAGGCAGATCAAATCTTAGTCCGCCTTAATCGAACGCGTGCCGTCGCAGAACAGGCTGTCGTCAGCACACAGTACATCATGGCTAAAACCACAGAGGCCCGTCTGATCGCCGAACGCGATAATGCGACTGAGATTCATTACGCCCCCGAATTACTCGGCTCATTTAACGAAGACCCTCGCTTTCTGGAGGCCAAAGCCAGCCAAGAGCGCCTATTCCAAACCCGACGCAAAGCCCTGTATGGCGAAATCGATAT
This Paenalcaligenes faecalis DNA region includes the following protein-coding sequences:
- the rfbB gene encoding dTDP-glucose 4,6-dehydratase; this translates as MRILVTGGAGFIGSAVIRHLIADTDHIVANLDKLSYAGNLASLADAANSDRYRFYHHDICDADALTRIFTEFQPTTVMHLAAESHVDRSITGPGEFIQTNIVGTYQLLEAARLYWNQLGDTEKENFRFHHISTDEVYGDLDGTDDLFTETTSYAPSSPYSASKASSDHLVRAWNRTYGLPVLVTNCSNNYGPYHFPEKLIPHMILSALAGKPLPVYGNGQQIRDWLYVEDHARALVQVAAEGVPGETYNIGGHNEKANIDVVKTICALLDELRPRMVDGKLQPYADLITFVTDRPGHDVRYAIDATKIERELGWTPAETFETGLRKTVQWYLDNESWWQDVLNGNYRLERI
- a CDS encoding glycosyltransferase family 2 protein → MPYPAIDVLLAAFNGAAFIQAQIQSILDQDYSGMIRIIIRDDGSTDNTVALIQAIQQTALPNQRHIHLLQRTSGQGSVSTNFAALIEAATADYMALADQDDVWMPYKLRIQMDQLLDAEKQYGASTPLLVCSDLTVVDAQLQPLHHSFWQLQKLDPAWAKSSADLLVQNVVTGCTTLFNRAAKSVILPIPTENGVFHDHWMAAAVAHHGYVIPLHEQTVLYRQHGNNVEAAHAFDGGYQRQKLAQLGRIIQRSQSIAKALQQPKGRTVLVWHKLRLNLKRLFL
- a CDS encoding type I secretion system permease/ATPase, producing the protein MKPTNRTELGQAIHQFKKTFYSLTAFSCVINFLGLTPALFMLQVYDRVLSSSNETTLLMLVLLAGGLYLIAALLEFARSRVLIRVGNKLDMTLNQRVFTAAFERNLRQSGGNPSQALNDLTTIRQFMTGNSLFAFIDTPWTPIYMGVAFLVHPVLGFVMLGGSIVLIVLAYFNSISTQKPLADANRASLAASHFADNHLRNAEVIESMGMLPGLRARWMKMHAQVLGLQTLASDRGARFTGITRFFRMYLQSLILAAGALLVLTGDITPGMMIVCSLLMGKALAPVEQVIGAWKHMVSARESYKRLDELLQSAPQRGETLSLPAPKGHLLVENLIAGAPGQQAPILRGVNFEVQPGEVVGVIGPSASGKSTLARLLVGVWGARAGSVRLDGADIYLWNKDELGPHLGYLPQDIELFDGTIAENICRFGEQNAEKIIQAAQRAGVHDMILRLPQGYDTPLGNGAISLSGGQKQRLGLARAMYGNPAMVVLDEPNSNLDDVGERALVAAINDLKKRGTTVFLITHRMNILQVVDKLLVMRDGTVAMYGPRQQVLAALQQQQAPTVSKSNPNALN